One genomic segment of Hevea brasiliensis isolate MT/VB/25A 57/8 chromosome 3, ASM3005281v1, whole genome shotgun sequence includes these proteins:
- the LOC110639335 gene encoding putative invertase inhibitor produces MSFSILFFFLLVLAIPTHQTSDLVTKTCDQTLYKDLCNSALASAPESEVTDVQSLAKFALKMTSLNAVEIHKRISLLFNTSSDEFIKQCLTDCSEIYTDATDQLEDSMVALDFKSYNDVNTWVTAAMTDAQSCEDGFNEKSGIVSPLSDINKKFTQLCSISLAITNLLDKN; encoded by the coding sequence ATGTCTTTCTCAATCTTATTCTTCTTCCTTCTTGTTCTTGCAATCCCCACTCACCAAACCTCAGATTTGGTAACCAAAACTTGTGATCAAACCTTGTACAAAGACCTATGCAATTCTGCTCTAGCATCAGCCCCAGAAAGTGAGGTAACTGATGTGCAAAGCCTGGCCAAGTTTGCACTAAAGATGACATCATTAAATGCAGTTGAAATACACAAGCGAATTTCCTTATTGTTCAACACAAGTTCAGATGAATTCATTAAGCAATGCCTCACAGATTGCTCTGAGATCTACACAGATGCAACTGATCAGCTTGAGGATTCCATGGTAGCCTTGGATTTTAAATCTTACAATGATGTTAATACGTGGGTTACTGCTGCAATGACCGACGCACAATCATGCGAGGATGGATTCAACGAAAAATCAGGGATTGTATCTCCTCTTTCTGATATAAACAAGAAGTTTACCCAGCTTTGCAGTATTTCTTTAGCAATAACAAATCTCTTGGACAAAAACTAG
- the LOC110639325 gene encoding pectinesterase-like, with amino-acid sequence MASKFSSLNTISLLLFMFFFSLSLANLLPIFNSPETLCNSTPHPSFCKCFLPYNKPGTIHDYAKISISQSLTNAINFLSLVQHYLTLPSTSYESTIRALEDCQFLAQLNIDSFSFALETIKNSNDNNKLPGSLTDDLLTLFSATLTNLETCQEGLQATPSASSILNSLSTPLSNGTQCFSVSLSLFSHGWFPETRNGRLLTERKGIFFTNMKKGARKSLPLQSTSGRKLLEAFTDGVSVSKMVVVNPNGSGDFATITDAVNSAPNNPASSDGYFVIYVVAGVYNEYVSIPKNKKYLMMIGDGINHTIITGNRSVVDGWTTFNSATFAVVGQAFVAVNMTIQNTAGAIKQQAVAVRNGADLSAFYNCGFEGYQDTLYTHSLRQFYRDCEIYGTIDYIFGNAAVVFQNCKIYARLPLDNQFNAVTAQGRIDPNQNTGTSIQNCSILAAEDLASSNGTTKSYLGRPWKEYSRTVVMQSFIDSLIDPSGWAPCSGDFALATLYYAEFDNTGPGSNTTNRVTWPGYHLINATDAANFTVSNFTQGDFWLPATGVPYFGGLL; translated from the exons ATGGCTTCCAAGTTTTCTTCCCTAAACACCATTTCCCTTCTTCTGTTCATGTTCTTCTTTTCCCTCTCCCTAGCAAACTTGTTACCAATCTTCAATAGTCCAGAAACCCTTTGCAATTCCACCCCTCACCCTTCCTTCTGCAAATGCTTTTTACCATATAACAAGCCTGGAACCATCCATGACTATGCTAAGATATCCATTTCCCAATCCTTGACAAATGCGATTAACTTTCTTTCACTCGTCCAACACTACTTGACACTTCCTTCTACTTCCTATGAATCCACCATTCGAGCCCTTGAAGATTGCCAGTTCCTAGCTCAGCTAAACATAGACTCCTTTTCTTTTGCACTCGAAACTATAAAAAATTCTAATGATAATAATAAACTTCCAGGGTCGCTTACTGATGATCTACTAACCTTGTTTAGTGCCACTTTAACCAACCTGGAAACTTGCCAGGAAGGCCTTCAAGCCACACCATCAGCTTCAAGTATCTTGAATAGCTTGTCTACCCCTCTTTCTAATGGAACCCAGTGTTTCAGTGTCTCCCTCTCTCTTTTTAGCCATGGTTGGTTTCCTGAGACAAGAAACGGTAGATTGCTAACAGAAAGAAAAGGCATATTCTTCACCAATATGAAAAAGGGTGCAAGAAAAAGCTTGCCCTTACAGTCTACAAGTGGAAGAAAACTCCTTGAAGCATTTACAGATGGTGTTTCAGTGAGCAAAATGGTGGTGGTCAATCCAAATGGAAGTGGGGATTTTGCTACTATTACCGACGCTGTGAATTCTGCGCCTAATAACCCAGCCAGTAGCGACGGATATTTTGTGATTTACGTGGTTGCTGGGGTTTATAACGAGTATGTTTCCATTCCAAAGAACAAGAAATATTTGATGATGATCGGGGACGGTATTAACCATACCATCATTACCGGCAACCGGAGTGTCGTTGATGGATGGACTACATTTAATTCTGCAACATTTG CTGTAGTTGGGCAAGCGTTTGTTGCAGTGAACATGACAATTCAGAACACTGCAGGAGCCATTAAGCAACAAGCAGTAGCAGTTAGGAATGGAGCTGATTTATCTGCATTCTATAACTGTGGTTTTGAAGGGTATCAAGACACCTTATATACTCATTCTCTCAGGCAGTTCTACCGGGACTGTGAGATATATGGCACCATAGATTACATATTTGGTAACGCCGCAGTTGTTTTTCAGAACTGCAAGATTTATGCAAGGCTTCCTCTAGATAACCAGTTCAATGCAGTAACTGCACAAGGCAGAATTGACCCTAACCAAAACACAGGCACTTCAATACAAAATTGCTCTATATTAGCAGCTGAAGACTTGGCCTCAAGCAACGGCACTACAAAATCTTACCTGGGAAGGCCCTGGAAGGAGTATTCAAGAACAGTTGTGATGCAATCTTTTATAGATAGCTTAATTGATCCTTCTGGTTGGGCTCCATGTTCTGGAGATTTTGCACTTGCTACACTTTATTATGCAGAATTTGATAATACTGGTCCAGGATCAAATACTACTAATAGGGTTACATGGCCTGGTTATCATTTGATTAATGCAACCGATGCGGCTAATTTCACCGTTTCCAACTTCACACAAGGTGATTTCTGGTTGCCGGCGACGGGAGTGCCTTATTTTGGTGGTTTGCTGTGA
- the LOC110639324 gene encoding probable pectinesterase/pectinesterase inhibitor 21 has product MSGDDSGNKKRLAIIGISSILLVAMVIAVTVSVSVNDEDSENGEDINGKNHKSSSEVSASMKAIKAICQPANYKETCEKSLEKSSGNTTDPKELIKIAFKVAQKQINEAAKKSTTLQELEKDPRAQGALSSCKELMKMSISELQSSLMRVADFDISMLDELMADLRTWLSASITYQETCLDGFENTTSDAGQKMKKALKTAMEMSSNGLDIIDGFSSVLSELQIPGISRRLLQDDLPVVGHGDLPSKFPSWVDPGTRRLLGVPASKIKPNIVVAKDGSGDYKTIRAALRSIPKRKTNETFVLYIKQGIYKEYVEFNKTLDNLMVIGDGPDKTRITGNKNFIDGINTYHTATVVVLGDHFVAKNIGFENSAGATKHQAVALRVSADFAVFYNCSMDGYQDTLYTHAKRQFYRDCSISGTIDFVFGDAPVVFQNCTFLVRKPLENQQCIVTAQGRKQRRQPSAIIIQNSTITAHPEMLPVRKQFKSYLGRPWKEFSRTIIMESFIDDLIEPVGWLPWFGNFGLKTCWYTEFNNYGPGSDKKARVTWNGIKTITRQHAIDFTPGRFLRGDTWIKAIGVPYAPYLTRP; this is encoded by the exons ATGTCAGGAGACGATTCAGGTAACaaaaagagattagccattatTGGGATCTCTTCTATCCTCCTGGTAGCTATGGTGATTGCTGTCACCGTTAGCGTCAGCGTCAACGATGAAGATAGCGAAAACGGAGAAGACATCAATGGAAAAAACCACAAAAGCAGCAGTGAGGTATCTGCCTCGATGAAAGCCATTAAAGCTATTTGCCAAcctgcaaattacaaagaaacgTGCGAGAAAAGTCTTGAAAAATCGTCTGGAAACACTACAGACCCCAAAGAACTCATCAAGATTGCTTTTAAAGTTGCACAGAAACAGATTAATGAAGCTGCCAAGAAATCAACAACCTTGCAAGAACTAGAAAAGGACCCAAGAGCCCAAGGTGCTCTTAGTAGTTGCAAAGAACTCATGAAAATGTCTATTAGTGAGCTCCAGAGCTCTCTCATGAGAGTCGCGGACTTCGATATCAGCATGTTGGATGAACTAATGGCAGATTTGAGAACTTGGCTTAGCGCTTCCATCACTTACCAAGAAACTTGCCTTGATGGATTCGAAAATACAACATCAGATGCTGGACAAAAAATGAAGAAAGCATTAAAGACTGCAATGGAGATGAGCAGCAATGGTCTTGACATTATTGATGGATTCTCTAGTGTGCTTTCAGAGCTGCAAATTCCAGGTATCAGCCGCCGCCTTCTTCAGGATGACCTTCCTGTTGTAGGCCATGGTGATTTACCTTCAAAATTCCCTAGCTGGGTCGATCCTGGAACTCGCAGACTCCTTGGCGTGCCTGCTTCCAAGATTAAGCCTAATATTGTTGTTGCTAAGGATGGAAGTGGAGACTACAAAACTATCCGCGCCGCCTTGCGAAGTATCCCCAAGAGAAAAACCAACGAGACATTTGTGTTGTATATCAAGCAGGGAATTTACAAAGAGTACGTTGAGTTCAATAAGACCTTGGACAATTTGATGGTGATCGGAGATGGCCCTGATAAGACTCGCATCACTGGGAACAAGAACTTCATCGATGGAATCAACACCTATCACACTGCAACTGTTG TTGTTCTTGGAGACCACTTTGTGGCAAAGAATATTGGCTTTGAGAACAGTGCTGGTGCAACTAAACATCAGGCAGTGGCATTAAGGGTTTCTGCAGATTTCGCTGTGTTCTACAACTGCTCAATGGATGGATACCAAGATACACTATACACACACGCCAAGCGCCAGTTCTACCGCGACTGCTCCATCTCAGGCACCATTGATTTCGTATTTGGTGATGCTCCTGTGGTGTTTCAGAACTGCACATTCTTGGTCCGGAAGCCCCTGGAAAACCAGCAGTGCATCGTGACTGCACAAGGCAGAAAGCAAAGGCGACAACCATCAGCTATTATCATCCAAAACAGCACTATCACTGCACATCCTGAAATGCTCCCGGTAAGGAAGCAGTTCAAGTCATATCTTGGACGTCCATGGAAGGAGTTCTCAAGAACCATCATCATGGAATCTTTCATTGATGATTTGATCGAACCAGTAGGGTGGTTGCCATGGTTTGGAAATTTTGGACTCAAAACTTGCTGGTACACAGAATTCAACAATTATGGCCCTGGTTCTGACAAGAAAGCTCGTGTGACATGGAATGGAATCAAGACCATTACACGCCAACACGCCATAGATTTCACGCCAGGGAGGTTCCTCCGAGGAGATACCTGGATCAAGGCCATAGGAGTGCCTTATGCACCCTACTTGACAAGACCTTGA
- the LOC110639334 gene encoding 60S ribosomal protein L18-2, producing MGIDLKAGGKSKKTKRTAPKSDDIYLKLLVKLYRFLVRRTGSKFNAVILKRLFMSKVNKPPLSLSRLITFMKGKENKIAVVVGTVTDDIRVYEVPALKVTALRFTETARARIEKAGGECLTFDQLALRAPLGQNTVLLRGPKNAREAVKHFGPAPGVPHSHTKPYVRSKGRKFERARGRRNSRGFRV from the exons ATG GGGATCGATCTGAAAGCAGGAGGTAAGAGCAAGAAGACCAAGCGTACAGCCCCCAAATCCGATGATATCTACCTCAAGCTCCTCGTCAAG CTATACCGGTTTCTGGTAAGGAGAACTGGTAGTAAGTTCAACGCGGTGATCTTGAAGAGGCTGTTCATGAGCAAGGTGAACAAGCCCCCCCTTTCTCTTTCTAGGCTCATCACCTTCATGAAAGGAAAG GAGAATAAGATTGCAGTGGTTGTGGGAACAGTGACTGATGATATTAGGGTTTATGAGGTTCCAGCATTGAAGGTTACTGCTTTGAGGTTCACAGAGACTGCAAGAGCCAGGATTGAGAAAGCTGGGGGAGAGTGCCTGACATTTGACCAGCTTGCTTTGAGAGCTCCTTTGGGACAGAACACG GTTCTCCTAAGAGGTCCAAAGAATGCTCGTGAAGCTGTGAAACACTTTGGCCCAGCTCCTGGTGTGCCACACAGCCATACCAAACCATATGTGCGATCAAAGGGAAGAAAATTTGAGAGAGCTAGAGGAAGGAGGAATAGTaggggatttagggtttga
- the LOC110639318 gene encoding LOW QUALITY PROTEIN: uncharacterized protein LOC110639318 (The sequence of the model RefSeq protein was modified relative to this genomic sequence to represent the inferred CDS: deleted 2 bases in 1 codon), with product MEGIMHRMVSVNGINMHIAEKGEGPVILFLYGFPQLWYTWRHQILALSSLGYHAVAPDLRGYGDSDAPASSSSYTCLHIVGDLIALIDQFGVEQVFLVAHDWGAIVGWYLCLFRPDRVKAFVCLSVPYKPRNPKMKPVEQGLRLLYGDDYYICRFQEPGEIEAEIARAGTAEVLKKIWTIRKPGAPCMPKENSFEICPENPSTLPSWLKEEDLAYYVSKFNQKGFTGGLNCYRAMDLNWELTASWTDVEVKVSIKFVVGDLDMVYTTPGIKEYVHSSGFRHCAPLLKDIVVMEGVGHFINEERAEEINTLIYDFIRKY from the exons ATGGAAGGGATAATGCACAGAATGGTGAGTGTGAATGGTATCAACATGCATATTGCTGAGAAAGGGGAAGGGCCAGTGATACTATTTCTATATGGATTCCCACAGCTCTGGTACACCTGGCGCCATCAGATTCTTGCTTTAAGCTCGCTTGGATACCATGCTGTTGCCCCAGACCTTAGAGGCTATGGTGATAGTGATGCTCCAGCTTCAAGCAGTAGCTATACCTGCCTCCACATTGTTGGTGACCTTATAGCTCTTATTGATCAATTTGGAGTAGAGCAAGTGTTTCTTGTGGCTCATGATTGGGGTGCCATTGTTGGGTGGTACTTGTGCTTGTTTAGGCCTGATAGAGTGAAGGCATTTGTTTGCCTTAGTGTTCCTTACAAGCCAAGAAATCCAAAGATGAAACCTGTAGAG CAGGGCTTGCGACTTCTCTATGGAGATGACTATTACATTTGCAGATTTCAG GAACCAGGGGAAATTGAAGCTGAAATAGCACGTGCAGGTACTGCAGAAGTCCTGAAGAAAATCTGGACAATTCGCAAACCAGGTGCCCCTTGCATGCCTAAAGAAAATTCATTTGAAATCTGTCCAGAGAATCCATCAACTTTACCCTCTTGGCTTAAAGAAGAAGACCTTGCTTATTATGTGTCCAAATTTAATCAGAAAGGCTTCACTGGAGGGTTAAACTGCTACAGAGCTATGGACTT GAACTGGGAGCTCACAGCCTCATGGACTGATGTAGAGGTGAAAGTATCCATAAAATTTGTTGTTGGGGATTTGGACATGGTGTATACCACCCCAGGGATAAAGGAATATGTACACAGCAGTGGTTTCAGGCATTGCGCACCTTTATTAAAGGATATTGTTGTGATGGAAGGAGTTGGTCACTTCATCAACGAGGAAAGAGCAGAGGAGATCAACACTCTTATTTATGACTTCATTAGGAAATACTGA